The proteins below come from a single Fusobacterium nucleatum genomic window:
- a CDS encoding TOPRIM nucleotidyl transferase/hydrolase domain-containing protein, whose product MEYFQTIFIHEGDTDELYIRKLIDKLYPKLKESGNKLTFISMSGKTNYNKMERKIIEKVNKFSGNSEIIFVIDTDNVSSNSNDLKLFNEIENYIKQKKYHLIFLNPDIERIFIPEKKIKNKSDKKTYARHFTWNDKINLNKLKSKDYFKNNTSNICIILEKIKNIIILRNNF is encoded by the coding sequence ATGGAATATTTTCAAACTATATTTATTCATGAAGGTGACACAGATGAATTATATATTAGAAAATTAATAGATAAACTTTACCCTAAATTGAAAGAAAGTGGTAATAAACTGACTTTTATCTCTATGAGTGGAAAAACAAATTACAATAAAATGGAAAGAAAAATCATTGAAAAGGTAAATAAATTTTCTGGAAATTCTGAAATTATTTTTGTAATAGATACTGATAATGTATCTTCCAATTCAAATGATTTAAAACTGTTTAATGAAATAGAAAATTATATAAAACAAAAGAAATATCATCTTATATTTTTAAATCCAGACATAGAAAGAATTTTTATTCCTGAAAAAAAGATAAAAAATAAAAGTGATAAGAAAACTTATGCAAGACATTTCACCTGGAATGATAAAATAAACTTAAATAAATTGAAGTCTAAGGATTATTTTAAAAATAATACAAGTAATATTTGCATTATCTTGGAGAAAATTAAAAATATAATTATTCTTAGAAATAATTTTTAA
- a CDS encoding RidA family protein, translated as MKRVINTKNAPAALGPYSQAIEANGVLYVSGQIPFVPATMTLVSEDVEAQTKQSLENIGAILKEAGYDFKDVVSATVYIKDMNDFAKINGVYDKYLGEVKPARACVEVARLPKDVKVEIGVIAVK; from the coding sequence ATGAAAAGAGTTATTAACACAAAAAATGCACCGGCTGCACTAGGACCTTATTCACAAGCTATTGAAGCAAACGGAGTTTTATATGTTTCAGGACAAATTCCTTTTGTTCCAGCAACAATGACATTAGTATCAGAAGATGTAGAAGCTCAAACAAAACAATCTTTGGAAAACATAGGAGCTATCTTAAAAGAAGCAGGATATGATTTTAAAGATGTGGTAAGTGCAACAGTTTATATAAAAGATATGAACGATTTTGCAAAAATAAATGGAGTTTATGATAAATACTTAGGAGAAGTTAAACCAGCAAGAGCTTGTGTAGAAGTTGCAAGATTACCAAAAGATGTAAAAGTTGAAATTGGAGTTATAGCTGTTAAATAA
- a CDS encoding TonB-dependent receptor family protein — protein sequence MKKKFLLLALIVLGGMSAFAEESPVLELKQTVVTSDSFGTPVRETAKNITVIGAKEIKEKGAKTVADALRGVSGVVVRQMDGASPMIDLRGSGATAQFNTVILLDGIPVSGLAGFDLNTVPVEEIEKIEVLQGAGAVMYGDGAIGGVVNIITKAPTNKAVYGGAGLEVGSWRTIRENVYLGGKIGNKFLLNASYSGYTSEDYRDRDPKYYGRKDFRNSTWLRGKYLLDNGSIALNYNHSEDKDYYTGYLEKKQFDDNPRQKGAWGGYTYGINDIINAKYNQKINDKIDIFLTGGYYHNKSKYQNNVTKEYFIRPEVKFTYAKDSYVTLGFDYRDGRREFKDDVLINGISQKAPNDKRKSFAGYVMNKSTFGNWQFTQGYRREKVEYKYSSKVYDPMTWQLKEIKPKSADYSNNDSFEFGVNYLYSDTGNVFFNYTRALRTPTIQDAGAWYGPVKTQKNDIFEIGLRDAYKNTSIATSVFYINSKNEIYYDKTNPFSSNNQNFDGKVRRIGAQLSLAHYFDKLTLRERVSYIVPKVKSGVYNGKEFAGVSRWTVNVGATYNIIKGLTANADIYYQSKYYAEDDFDNYFSKGNNYVTVDANLSYAFENGIELYTGVSNLFDKKYANAVTSTRSAWAPGPRKVYYPANGRSVYAGIKYTF from the coding sequence ATGAAGAAGAAGTTTTTGTTATTGGCATTAATTGTATTAGGAGGTATGAGTGCTTTTGCAGAAGAAAGTCCTGTTTTAGAGCTTAAACAAACAGTTGTAACTTCAGATAGTTTTGGAACACCTGTTCGTGAAACAGCAAAAAATATAACAGTTATAGGTGCAAAAGAAATAAAAGAGAAAGGTGCAAAAACCGTTGCTGATGCACTTAGAGGAGTATCAGGAGTTGTTGTTAGACAAATGGATGGAGCTTCTCCTATGATAGATTTAAGAGGGTCAGGGGCGACAGCACAATTCAACACTGTTATTTTATTAGATGGTATTCCAGTAAGTGGGCTTGCAGGATTTGATTTAAATACTGTTCCAGTTGAAGAAATAGAAAAAATAGAAGTTCTTCAAGGAGCAGGAGCAGTTATGTATGGAGATGGAGCTATTGGTGGAGTAGTTAATATTATTACAAAAGCACCAACAAATAAAGCTGTTTATGGTGGAGCAGGATTAGAAGTAGGTTCTTGGAGAACTATAAGAGAAAATGTTTATCTTGGTGGAAAAATTGGGAATAAATTTTTATTAAATGCTTCATATTCAGGATATACAAGCGAAGATTATAGAGATAGAGATCCTAAATATTATGGTAGAAAAGATTTTAGAAATTCTACTTGGTTAAGAGGAAAATATTTACTAGATAATGGAAGTATAGCACTTAATTATAACCATAGTGAAGATAAAGACTACTATACAGGCTATTTAGAAAAGAAACAATTTGATGATAACCCAAGACAAAAAGGAGCTTGGGGTGGTTATACTTATGGTATAAATGATATTATCAATGCAAAATACAATCAAAAAATAAATGATAAAATTGATATTTTCTTGACAGGTGGATATTATCATAATAAAAGTAAATATCAAAACAATGTTACTAAGGAATATTTTATAAGACCAGAAGTAAAATTCACTTATGCTAAGGATAGTTATGTTACATTAGGTTTTGATTATAGAGATGGAAGAAGAGAATTTAAAGATGATGTTTTAATAAATGGTATAAGCCAAAAAGCACCTAATGATAAAAGGAAATCTTTTGCAGGCTATGTTATGAATAAATCAACTTTTGGAAATTGGCAATTTACTCAAGGCTATCGTAGAGAAAAAGTAGAATATAAATATAGTTCAAAAGTTTATGATCCTATGACTTGGCAATTAAAAGAAATAAAACCAAAATCAGCTGACTATTCAAATAATGATAGTTTTGAATTTGGAGTAAATTATTTATATTCTGATACAGGAAATGTTTTCTTTAACTATACAAGAGCTTTAAGAACTCCTACAATACAAGATGCAGGAGCTTGGTATGGACCAGTTAAAACTCAAAAGAATGATATTTTTGAAATAGGATTAAGAGATGCTTATAAAAATACTTCAATAGCAACTTCTGTATTCTATATAAATTCTAAAAATGAAATTTACTATGATAAAACAAATCCATTTAGTTCTAATAACCAAAACTTTGATGGAAAAGTTAGAAGAATTGGAGCTCAATTGTCATTGGCACACTATTTTGATAAATTGACATTGAGAGAAAGAGTATCATATATAGTACCTAAAGTAAAGAGTGGAGTGTATAATGGAAAGGAATTTGCAGGAGTATCAAGATGGACAGTAAATGTAGGAGCAACATATAATATTATAAAAGGACTAACTGCAAATGCCGATATTTATTATCAAAGTAAATATTATGCAGAAGATGATTTTGATAACTACTTTTCAAAAGGTAATAACTATGTAACAGTTGATGCAAATCTATCTTATGCTTTTGAAAATGGAATAGAACTTTATACAGGTGTAAGCAATTTATTTGATAAAAAATATGCAAATGCAGTAACTTCAACTAGAAGTGCTTGGGCACCAGGACCAAGAAAGGTTTACTATCCAGCTAATGGAAGAAGTGTGTATGCAGGAATTAAATATACATTCTAA
- a CDS encoding AAA family ATPase, translating to MNYFILNLKLNGIKNIEKEIEIDFYKKDLKNFSPINYNVKGIFGPNGIGKTAILKSIEIIKNIAINNYYLTNSENLNLLHKLINKNTKKMNVEITFLNFNNKKNDKKYVYYVELEIKHNDIFISKESIKTENKYKELIIESGQILNNSLFKNSVLIEDISKNLLNKRSILNIINDIEKNNLLKDNDNETFINLFNFFKNLYIKTDRYQYNMLDITNLMDIDDKYDMRIPKKKGILEILKKDFKRKTKFLKLFKKDLSSISFEKKDDSDYYYLNIFFSYNDLEISYSFESQGIKLLFILHSYLDKILNGGIVLIDEIDSSIHDVYLNKIIEFFSEEGKGQLIFTSHNTTLLNTLRKYNNSIDFINENTEIVSWIKNGNSSAFNKYREGYIKGLPFNIVESDFYEIFSNEEGV from the coding sequence ATGAACTATTTTATATTAAATTTAAAATTAAATGGTATCAAAAATATTGAAAAAGAAATTGAAATTGATTTTTATAAAAAAGACTTAAAAAATTTTTCTCCTATCAATTACAATGTTAAAGGAATTTTTGGACCGAATGGTATAGGAAAAACAGCTATTTTAAAATCAATAGAAATCATTAAAAATATAGCTATTAATAATTATTATTTAACAAATAGTGAAAATCTAAATTTACTCCATAAATTAATAAATAAAAATACTAAAAAAATGAATGTTGAGATCACTTTTTTAAATTTTAATAATAAAAAAAATGATAAAAAATATGTTTATTATGTAGAACTTGAAATAAAACATAATGATATATTTATTTCAAAAGAATCAATAAAAACAGAAAATAAATATAAAGAATTAATAATTGAATCAGGTCAAATTTTAAATAACTCTCTTTTTAAAAATTCAGTTCTTATTGAAGATATTTCAAAAAATCTTTTAAATAAAAGAAGTATTCTAAATATTATAAATGATATTGAAAAAAATAATTTATTAAAAGATAATGACAATGAAACTTTTATTAATCTATTTAATTTTTTTAAAAATCTTTATATAAAAACAGATAGATACCAATATAATATGCTTGATATTACTAATTTAATGGATATTGATGACAAATATGATATGAGAATTCCAAAGAAAAAGGGAATATTAGAAATATTAAAAAAAGATTTTAAAAGAAAAACCAAATTTTTAAAATTATTCAAAAAAGATTTATCTTCAATAAGTTTTGAAAAAAAAGATGATAGTGATTATTACTATTTAAACATATTCTTTAGTTATAATGATTTAGAAATAAGCTATTCTTTTGAAAGTCAAGGAATAAAACTTTTATTTATACTCCATTCTTATCTTGATAAAATATTAAATGGAGGAATAGTGTTAATTGATGAAATAGATTCAAGTATACATGATGTATATTTGAATAAAATTATTGAATTTTTTTCAGAAGAAGGAAAAGGTCAATTAATTTTCACTTCTCATAACACAACTTTATTAAATACTTTAAGAAAATATAATAATTCTATTGATTTTATAAATGAAAATACAGAAATTGTTTCTTGGATAAAAAATGGGAATAGTTCTGCTTTCAATAAATATAGAGAAGGTTATATAAAAGGACTTCCTTTTAACATAGTTGAATCAGATTTCTATGAAATTTTTTCAAATGAAGAAGGTGTCTAA